The DNA segment ATCGACTATTACGGAAACTCGTATAACGGCGTCCCGATAACGTACGTCCATCAGGAGGAACCTGCTGGGCTAGCACACGCCTTGTTACAGGCCGAACCGGAAATCAAGGACGATTTTATGTTGATGCTGGGAGACAATGTGTTTCGAGGAAACCTCGACACAGTCGTACAACGACAACGAGAACAGCGTGTCGACTGCGCATTTCTGGTAGAGGAGGTTCCGGAAGACGAAGCGTCTAGATATGGCGTTTGCGTGACGAATAAATATGGTGAAATAACCGATGTAGTCGAGAAGCCGGACGACCCTCCGTCAAACCTAGTCATGACCGGCTTTTACACGTTTTCGCCAGCAATATTCCAAGCATGTAGTCAGGTTCAGCCCTCTGACCGTGGCGAATACGAACTTAGCGATGCCATTGATTTACTGATGGACAGCGGAAGAACGATCGACGCTGTTCGTCTCAACGGGTGGCGTGTCGACGTTGGGTATCCTGAAGACAAGGAGACTGCAGAACAGCGCCTTTCAGAAGAAGCGGCTACACTAACCTGACATCGAAGGTTCACTCAAAAGATCTGTCGACTAGGATCACGACGATGTGGTACTGAGAGTTCCTGTCAGTTAGCTATATAATTTATCGTGAGTTGATGGCGGATCCCAACGCCAGTTACTTCATTCGCTTCGAAATACTGTCCATTTCATTGCCAGTTTTCTATGGCAGAGATTGTGCGCCGGCAGTTACCACACGGTGGCTGCCGCTGTAAGTAGATCCAAACCACCTACCAATAGTACGCGCTAGTAGTAGCATAACAAAACAGGAAGAGCATGTATTGATTGGCTATGTGCGCTGGATGGGTTCGACAGTTCGTGGGAGTCTTCATCATCTGGCTCTCGGCGACGTTGGGGGGGATGATATTTATCGGCCGTTGGAACCCGTTGTTGTATTACCTGCTCAGCTACGCAGGCTTTCTGTTTGCGGTCGAACTCAGTAACCCAGACGGTGTCCGCCCAAAAAATCACAAACGACTACGCTGGGTTTCCCTGGGTGGGTTTGTGGTGTTCATCTATGGAGTTGTATCGTGGGTACAGGCAGTCATTGCAACCATGCCAGGGTAGGACAGGTGAATGCGTTGCCTACTAATGACAGGATGCCTATACTAATGTCTTGAAGGGGAGTTCTACTTCGTAGAAGAATTAATGGTATCGGTCAGCGTTGTTATCGCGACATTGAAGCCGCGGGATGAGATTGAAGCAATACAGTGCCTCAAAGAGCACGCGTTCGACGACTTTGAGGTTATCGTGTGTGATGAGAGCCCTGTGACTAGAGCCCGAAATGAGGGGATCAAACAAGCCTCAACCGACAAGATCGTATTTCTGGATGATGATTCCCGACCTCGCCCAGAATATCTTCAAAAAGCGGATGAACTCCTCGAAACAGAGGCGGCATACGCCGGTCGAACCATCCACCCAGTCGATGATGTGTTTGCTCGCCATTTCACCACCCATTACGACTGGGGGGACGATCCTTGCTATGTCAACCACTTCTGGGGCTGTAACATGGGCGTTCACAGGGACGTGTTCAAGGCGGTCGGTGGGTGGGACGAACAGATGGGGTGGGGTCACGAGGAAAAGGAACTCGCCAGGCGAGTTAGAGCCGAGTTTGATATTCGGTACGATCCCGAACTCATCGTTGACCATCCGTACGCGTCGTCTATTACTGAATACTGGAAGAAACAGTATAAGCTCGAAACAAAGAGTCCGTACTACTGGTCAAAATGTAACGTCTCGCGAGCAGATCAACTCAAGAATATTTTCTGTGAGGCACTTGACCCGCTGAATTATGTCAGAATAACGCCGGTAGCTACCGTTATAGAAGCGGGCAGTACTGTTGCAAAGACAGCTGGACGTATTCGAGGATTCCTCAACCACACCCACTACGAAGAGGACAGAGGCGAAGTACCTAATATTGACCGACCCTCGGAATCCGCGGGACCGTCAGACTAACTGTCTCTGGGTCTCTTCGGTGTTCTGAATTTAGGCAAACTAGCAGCTGCTGGCCCAACTCTTTCCTCAGAGAGAGTCGTGATATATGCCGTACTAGTTACTCGCCGAACCCCTGTTCACCATACCCATCTTCGCCGTACCCACGATACAATATCTCCCGCTTCAAAAGCACTGCAACTCCGAACGAGAGTCCAGTCGCAACAAGGGATAGAATGGTCCGTCGGGTCGCCTGCTCCGACTCCACGGTCCTAGTCTCTTCATCTGAAGACATCAGTACGGTGAGATAGTCCCCCTCGCGACCGTAGCTACGCTTTGTCGGCGACGAATGTGGTCCATCGTTATCAAGAATCCAACGACGGAGACCGTTTTAGTAAACAGGCCATACCGGCAGCCATGCTGCAGCGTATCCTATCATTGATCACATATGATTTGGACAGGGACCCGGCTACTATACAAATAGGGGCATCCCGGGATTAAACGCCAACTGGTTTAGCTGGCTTCATATATTCGATCAAGAAGCGACCGTGGTCAGTTCACGAGTGAACA comes from the Haloarcula hispanica ATCC 33960 genome and includes:
- the aglF gene encoding UTP--glucose-1-phosphate uridylyltransferase AglF; the protein is MKAVVLAAGKGTRLQPLTDDLPKALVEVDEKPLLTHCLDELVSLDADEFVIVVGYRKEQIIDYYGNSYNGVPITYVHQEEPAGLAHALLQAEPEIKDDFMLMLGDNVFRGNLDTVVQRQREQRVDCAFLVEEVPEDEASRYGVCVTNKYGEITDVVEKPDDPPSNLVMTGFYTFSPAIFQACSQVQPSDRGEYELSDAIDLLMDSGRTIDAVRLNGWRVDVGYPEDKETAEQRLSEEAATLT
- a CDS encoding glycosyltransferase family 2 protein, producing MVSVSVVIATLKPRDEIEAIQCLKEHAFDDFEVIVCDESPVTRARNEGIKQASTDKIVFLDDDSRPRPEYLQKADELLETEAAYAGRTIHPVDDVFARHFTTHYDWGDDPCYVNHFWGCNMGVHRDVFKAVGGWDEQMGWGHEEKELARRVRAEFDIRYDPELIVDHPYASSITEYWKKQYKLETKSPYYWSKCNVSRADQLKNIFCEALDPLNYVRITPVATVIEAGSTVAKTAGRIRGFLNHTHYEEDRGEVPNIDRPSESAGPSD